One Deltaproteobacteria bacterium genomic window carries:
- a CDS encoding DUF2764 family protein, whose amino-acid sequence MLNHYYYTVASLPLLSYDSEKFMSEKEFLVCCESTVTEKDFQLLKRISLVPPSRDESTHPVLAKWNSWERGLRNELVKMRAGRKGVDSDKYIAPGVMETDLQNLARDAFGSATPIEAERVLERARWTYLDNLEAGHYFDLGKLIVYYLKLQLLWRKSNINKEKGRSNFEEIYSAITGKSVLQKNRSD is encoded by the coding sequence TTGTTGAATCACTATTACTACACGGTAGCCTCGCTGCCCCTGCTCTCTTATGATTCAGAGAAATTCATGTCTGAAAAAGAATTTCTCGTCTGTTGTGAATCGACCGTAACCGAAAAGGACTTTCAACTACTGAAACGGATCTCTCTTGTGCCGCCGAGCCGTGATGAATCCACCCATCCGGTTTTAGCCAAATGGAACAGCTGGGAAAGAGGCCTTCGGAATGAGCTTGTAAAGATGAGGGCCGGGCGCAAAGGAGTGGACAGCGATAAGTACATTGCCCCGGGAGTCATGGAAACGGATCTGCAGAACCTTGCACGTGACGCCTTTGGCTCGGCAACACCAATCGAAGCGGAGAGGGTTCTCGAAAGAGCACGATGGACGTATCTGGACAACCTTGAGGCGGGCCATTATTTCGATCTTGGAAAATTGATTGTGTATTATCTGAAACTGCAATTGCTCTGGAGAAAATCAAACATAAACAAAGAAAAAGGCCGGTCCAACTTCGAGGAGATTTATTCAGCCATCACGGGTAAAAGCGTTTTGCAAAAAAACAGATCGGATTGA